A window from Drosophila nasuta strain 15112-1781.00 chromosome 3, ASM2355853v1, whole genome shotgun sequence encodes these proteins:
- the LOC132792710 gene encoding cytochrome P450 6a2-like, with protein sequence MLFIIYLLITISAVIAYLLHRNATFWRNRGIPQDPPHPFYGNLVGFRKNRVIHDLVYDYYNKYRKSGHPFVGFNFLQRRSAFIMDIKLAKNVLIKDFTNFADRGQFHNVRDDPLTGHLFNLDGKRWKDMRQKLSPTFTSGKMKFMFPTVIKVSEEFVKVMFEQVPAKTGGSIIEIKDLMARFTTDVIGTCAFGIECNTLRTPVTDFRTMANKAFTDMRHGPLLTAFHFSFPNLAAKLRMRMIPDDVHEFFMGLVNETLAYREKEKIKRNDFMEMLIELKQKGSFTLDNGEVITGLDIGELAAQVFVFYLAGFETSSSTMSYCLYELAQHQDIQDKLREEVNAVLQKHNDKLTYECIKDMRYLDQVISETLRLYTIVPFLERKALKDYVVPGHPNYVIPKGTQVIVPACAIHRDEDFYTEPTKFDPDRFSADEVANRDSVEWLPFGDGPRNCVGMRFGQMQTRIGLAQLIQNFKFSVCDETDIPLNYDPKPFVLGTIGGINVRVERV encoded by the exons ATGTTATTCATCATCTATTTGCTGATCACAATATCGGCGGTAATTGCGTACCTGCTGCATCGCAATGCCACATTCTGGAGGAATCGGGGAATACCCCAAGATCCTCCACATCCATTCTATGGCAATCTCGTGGGATTCCGCAAGAATCGTGTCATCCACGATCTCGTCTACGACTACTACAATAAGTATCGCAAAAGCGGCCATCCATTTGTGGGCTTCAACTTCTTGCAAAGACGAAGCGCCTTCATTATGGACATCAAGTTGGCTAAGAATGTGCTGATCAAAGATTTCACCAACTTTGCGGACCGCGGACAGTTTCACAATGTGCGTGACGATCCCTTGACCGGTCACCTCTTCAACTTGGATGGCAAACGCTGGAAGGACATGCGACAGAAGCTTTCACCTACTTTCACTTCCGGCAAAATGAAGTTCATGTTCCCCACGGTCATTAAGGTGTCTGAGGAATTTGTCAAAGTGATGTTCGAACAAGTTCCCGCCAAAACTGGCGGTTCCATCATTGAGATCAAAGATCTGATGGCTCGCTTCACCACCGATGTCATTGGTACTTGTGCCTTTGGCATTGAATGCAACACTCTACGCACTCCGGTCACCGATTTCCGCACCATGGCCAACAAAGCCTTCACCGATATGCGACATGGACCACTCCTCACTGCATTCCATTTTAGTTTCCCCAACCTGGCGGCTAAACTGCGCATGCGAATGATACCCGATGACGTCCATGAGTTCTTCATGGGATTGGTGAACGAAACACTCGCCTACAGAGAAAAGGAGAAGATCAAGCGTAACGACTTCATGGAAATGTTGATTGAACTAAAACAGAAGGGATCCTTCACTTTGGACAATGGTGAAGTGATCACGGGATTGGACATTGGCGAGTTGGCTGCTCAAGTCTTTGTCTTCTATCTGGCTGGCTTTGAAACCTCCTCGTCTACCATGAGCTACTGCCTCTATGAGCTGGCTCAGCATCAAGATATACAGGACAAACTCAGAGAAGAGGTTAATGCCGTGCTTCAAAAACATAATGACAAATTAACTTACGAATGCATCAAGGATATGCGTTACTTGGATCAAGTCATCTCAg AAACTCTTCGTCTCTATACGATTGTGCCTTTCTTGGAGCGCAAAGCTCTGAAAGATTACGTTGTGCCCGGACATCCTAATTATGTTATACCTAAGGGCACTCAGGTGATTGTTCCCGCCTGTGCCATTCATCGCGATGAAGATTTCTACACAGAACCCACCAAATTCGATCCCGATCGCTTCTCCGCCGATGAAGTAGCCAACCGAGACTCTGTCGAGTGGTTGCCCTTTGGCGATGGTCCAAGGAACTGTGTGGGAATGCGTTTTGGACAGATGCAGACACGTATTGGCCTGGCCCAGTTGATCCAGAACTTCAAGTTCTCGGTATGCGATGAGACTGATATTCCTCTGAACTACGATCCGAAGCCTTTTGTGCTGGGTACAATTGGCGGCATCAACGTGCGTGTGGAACGAGTTTAG
- the LOC132788942 gene encoding cytochrome P450 6a2-like, with protein MWALIYLLFAIPALIAYILHRNLNYWKNRGIPQETPHPFYGNIKGFKKDRVLHHIHQEYYNKFRKSGFPFVGFHFLHKRSAYIIDTKLAKNVLIKDFSNFTDRGLFHNERDDPLSAHLFNLDGKRWKEMRQRLSPTFTSGKMKFMFPTVIKVSEEFVNVISEQVPAKTGGSIIEIKELMARFTTDVIGCCAFGIECNTLRTPVTDFRTMAQRSLTEMRNGKLLTFLIFSFPNLARKLRIRKVPNDIHEFFMRLVNETITYREKEKIKRNDFMEMLIEMKQKGSYTLENGEVVKGLDIGELAAQVFVFYLAGFETSSSTMSYALYELAQHQDIQDKLRDNINSVLEKHNDKLSYECIKEMRYLDQIISETLRLYTIVPHLERKALNDYVVPGHPKLVIEKGTQVIIPATAYHRDEDLYPDPEKFDPERFSAEQVANRDSVEWLPFGDGPRNCVGMRFGQMQTRIGLAQLIKNFKFSVCDKTEIPLTYDPRSFVLGTVYGINLRVERV; from the exons ATGTGggcattaatttatttactgttCGCGATTCCCGCACTGATCGCATACATCTTGCATCGTAACCTCAACTACTGGAAGAATCGTGGCATTCCTCAGGAAACTCCACATCCATTCTATGGCAACATCAAGGGCTTCAAAAAGGATCGTGTCTTGCACCACATTCACCAGGAATACTACAACAAGTTCCGTAAATCTGGCTTCCCCTTTGTCGGCTTCCACTTCTTGCACAAACGCAGTGCCTACATCATCGACACAAAGTTGGCCAAGAATGTACTGATCAAGGATTTCAGCAACTTTACCGATCGCGGTCTCTTCCATAATGAACGGGATGATCCTCTGTCTGCGCATCTCTTCAACTTGGATGGCAAACGCTGGAAGGAAATGCGTCAAAGACTTTCGCCCACGTTTACTTCCGGTAAAATGAAGTTCATGTTCCCCACTGTCATCAAAGTCTCTGAGGAATTTGTCAATGTCATAAGTGAACAAGTTCCCGCCAAAACTGGAGGTTCAATCATTGAGATCAAAGAACTGATGGCACGATTCACCACGGATGTCATTGGTTGCTGTGCCTTTGGAATTGAGTGCAACACTCTGCGCACTCCAGTAACCGATTTCCGCACCATGGCGCAAAGATCTCTCACTGAAATGCGTAATGGCAAATTGCTAACGTTCCTGATCTTCAGTTTCCCGAATTTGGCTCGCAAGCTGAGAATTCGTAAGGTACCCAATGACATCCATGAGTTCTTTATGCGATTGGTGAACGAAACTATTACCTacagagagaaggagaagatCAAGCGCAACGATTTCATGGAAATGCTGAtcgaaatgaaacaaaaggGAAGTTACACTCTAGAGAACGGAGAAGTGGTCAAGGGATTGGATATTGGAGAACTCGCAGCTCAAGTCTTTGTCTTTTATCTGGCTGGCTTTGAGACTTCCTCATCTACTATGAGTTACGCTCTCTATGAACTAGCTCAGCATCAGGATATCCAGGATAAACTCAGAGATAACATTAATAGTGTGCTGGAGAAACACAATGATAAACTCAGCTATGAGTGCATCAAAGAGATGCGTTACTTGGATCAGATCATATCTG AAACCCTTCGGCTCTACACGATTGTGCCGCATCTTGAGCGCAAAGCACTCAATGATTATGTTGTGCCTGGTCATCCAAAGCTAGTCATAGAGAAGGGCACCCAAGTGATTATACCTGCCACAGCCTATCACCGCGATGAAGATCTCTATCCTGACCCTGAGAAGTTCGATCCTGAACGCTTCTCAGCCGAACAAGTTGCCAACCGAGATTCTGTGGAGTGGTTGCCCTTTGGTGATGGTCCTAGGAACTGTGTGGGAATGCGTTTTGGCCAAATGCAGACACGTATTGGTCTGGCCCAGTTGATCAAGAACTTTAAGTTCTCGGTGTGCGATAAGACTGAAATCCCGCTCACATATGATCCAAGGTCTTTTGTCTTGGGCACCGTTTATGGCATCAATTTGCGTGTGGAGCGTGTTTAA
- the LOC132788943 gene encoding cytochrome P450 6a2-like → MIFLIYLVIAISALVAYLIYSNTTFWLNQGIPQDPPHPFYGNMVGFRKNRVVHDIFEEYYNKFRKAGHPFVGFSFLFKRSVLIIDTELAKNVLIKDFSNFADRGQFHNTHDDPLTGHLFNLDGKRWKEMRQRLSPTFTSGKMKFMFPTVIKVSEEFVKVMFEEVPAKSGGAIIEIKELMARFTTDVIGTCAFGIECNTLRTPDTDFRKMGSKVFTDLRHGALLTAFAFSFPELANKLHMRLIPDDVHEFFMGLVNETIAYREKENIKRNDFMEMLIELKKKGSYTLENGEVVKGLDIGELAAQVFVFFLAGFETSSSTMSYALYELSQHQDIQDKLREHINSVLQQHEGKLTYESIKAMDYLDQVISETLRLYTIVPFLERKALKDYVVPGHPKHIIPKGITVYIPAAAYHRDEDLYPDPMKFDPERFSAEQVANRDSVEWLPFGDGPRNCVGMRFGQMQTRIGLAQLIKNFKFSVCDKTDIPLKYNPMSIVLGTIGGIYVKAERA, encoded by the exons atgatctttttaatatatttggtgATCGCAATATCCGCGCTAGTTGCATATCTCATATATAGCAACACAACGTTTTGGCTAAATCAAGGAATTCCCCAGGATCCGCCACATCCATTTTACGGCAACATGGTTGGCTTCCGCAAGAATCGCGTCGTTCACGATATTTTCGAGGAATATTATAACAAATTCCGAAAAGCGGGTCATCCCTTTGTGGGTTTCAGTTTTCTCTTTAAGAGAAGTGTCCTCATCATAGACACTGAGTTAGCCAAGAATGTGTTAATCAAGGATTTCAGCAACTTTGCCGATCGCGGACAGTTCCACAATACGCACGATGACCCTTTGACTGGTCACCTCTTCAACTTGGATGGCAAGCGCTGGAAAGAAATGCGACAAAGACTCTCACCCACGTTTACCTCTGGCAAAATGAAGTTCATGTTTCCTACTGTTATAAAAGTATCCGAAGAGTTCGTTAAGGTGATGTTTGAAGAAGTCCCAGCCAAATCTGGAGGTGCTATTATCGAGATCAAAGAGCTGATGGCTCGCTTCACCACTGACGTCATTGGCACCTGTGCCTTTGGCATTGAGTGCAACACTCTTCGCACTCCAGACACCGATTTCCGTAAAATGGGAAGCAAGGTGTTCACCGATCTCCGTCATGGTGCTTTACTCACAGCTTTCGCATTCAGTTTTCCAGAACTGGCGAATAAGCTGCACATGCGTTTGATACCCGATGATGTCCATGAGTTCTTCATGGGATTGGTAAACGAAACAATCGCCTATAGggaaaaggaaaatatcaAGCGCAACGATTTTATGGAGATGCTGATTGAACTCAAAAAGAAGGGAAGTTACACACTAGAGAATGGCGAAGTGGTCAAGGGACTAGATATTGGAGAACTCGCTGCTCAAGTCTTCGTGTTCTTCTTAGCTGGCTTTGAAACATCGTCTTCTACCATGAGCTATGCTCTCTATGAGCTAAGTCAGCATCAGGATATCCAGGATAAGCTCAGAGAACACATTAATAGTGTCTTACAGCAACACGAAGGAAAACTAACTTATGAAAGTATCAAAGCAATGGATTACTTGGATCAGGTCATATCGG AAACCCTGCGTCTCTATACAATCGTGCCTTTCTTGGAGCGCAAAGCTCTAAAAGATTATGTTGTTCCCGGTCATCCCAAACATATTATACCAAAGGGAATAACCGTTTACATACCTGCAGCTGCCTATCACAGGGACGAAGATCTCTATCCCGACCCCATGAAATTCGATCCTGAACGCTTCTCAGCCGAACAAGTTGCCAACCGCGACTCTGTGGAGTGGTTGCCCTTTGGTGATGGTCCTAGAAACTGTGTGGGAATGCGTTTTGGCCAAATGCAGACACGTATTGGCCTGGCCCAGTTGATAAAGAACTTTAAGTTCTCGGTGTGCGATAAGACTGACATTCCGCTTAAATACAATCCCATGTCAATTGTGTTGGGCACAATTGGGGGTATATATGTAAAAGCCGAGCGAGCTTAG
- the LOC132788944 gene encoding cytochrome P450 6a2-like isoform X2 — protein sequence MRMIPDDVHGFFMGLVNEKIAYREKENIKRNDFMEMLIELKKKGSYTLENGEVVKGLDIGELAAQVFVFYVGGFETSSSTMSYALYELSQHQDIQDKLREHINSVLQQHEGKLTYESIKAMDYLDQVISETLRLYTIVPFLERKALKDYVVPGHPKHVIPKGITVYIPAAAYHRDEDLYPDPMKFDPERFSAEQVANRNSVEWLPFGDGPRNCVGMRFGQMQTRIGLAQLIKNFKFSVCDKTDIPLIYNTRSVALGTVGGIFVRVERI from the exons ATGCGTATGATACCAGATGATGTCCATGGGTTCTTCATGGGATTGGTAAACGAAAAAATCGCATATagagaaaaagagaatatCAAGCGCAACGATTTTATGGAGATGCTGATTGAACTCAAAAAGAAGGGAAGTTACACACTAGAGAATGGCGAAGTGGTCAAGGGACTGGATATTGGAGAGCTCGCAGCTCAAGTCTTTGTGTTCTATGTGGGTGGCTTTGAAACATCCTCTTCTACCATGAGCTATGCTCTCTATGAGCTAAGTCAGCATCAGGATATACAGGATAAGCTTAGAGAACACATTAATAGTGTCTTACAGCAACACGAAGGAAAACTAACTTATGAAAGTATCAAAGCAATGGATTACTTGGATCAGGTCATATCGG AAACTCTGCGTCTCTATACAATCGTGCCTTTCTTGGAGCGGAAAGCTCTAAAAGATTATGTTGTTCCCGGTCATCCCAAACATGTTATACCAAAGGGAATAACCGTTTACATACCTGCAGCTGCCTATCACCGGGACGAAGATCTATATCCCGACCCCATGAAATTCGATCCCGAACGCTTCTCAGCCGAACAAGTTGCCAACCGCAACTCTGTCGAGTGGTTGCCTTTTGGCGATGGTCCAAGGAACTGTGTGGGAATGCGTTTTGGCCAAATGCAGACACGTATTGGCCTGGCCCAGCTGATAAAGAACTTTAAGTTCTCGGTGTGCGATAAGACTGACATTCCACTTATCTATAATACCAGATCGGTTGCATTGGGCACAGTGGGTGGCATATTTGTGCGGGTCGAGCGAATTTGA
- the LOC132788944 gene encoding cytochrome P450 6a2-like isoform X1, giving the protein MIFLIYLVIAISALVAYLIYSNTTFWLNRGIPQDPPHPFYGNMIGFRKNRVIHDIFEEYYNKFRKAGHPFVGFSFLFKKGALIIDIELAKNVLIKDFSNFADRGQFHNVEDDPLSGHLFNLDGKRWRQMRQKLSPTFTSGKMKFMFPTVIKVSEEFVKVMFEEVPAKSGGAILEIKELMACFTTDVIGSCAFGIECNTLRTPDTDFRKMGSKALTDFRHGALLTAFIFSFPELANKLHMRMIPDDVHGFFMGLVNEKIAYREKENIKRNDFMEMLIELKKKGSYTLENGEVVKGLDIGELAAQVFVFYVGGFETSSSTMSYALYELSQHQDIQDKLREHINSVLQQHEGKLTYESIKAMDYLDQVISETLRLYTIVPFLERKALKDYVVPGHPKHVIPKGITVYIPAAAYHRDEDLYPDPMKFDPERFSAEQVANRNSVEWLPFGDGPRNCVGMRFGQMQTRIGLAQLIKNFKFSVCDKTDIPLIYNTRSVALGTVGGIFVRVERI; this is encoded by the exons atgatctttttaatatatttggtgATCGCAATATCCGCGCTAGTTGCATATCTTATATATAGCAACACAACGTTTTGGCTGAATCGAGGAATTCCACAGGATCCTCCACATCCATTCTACGGCAACATGATTGGCTTCCGCAAGAATCGTGTTATACACGATATTTTCGAGGAATATTATAACAAATTCCGAAAGGCAGGTCATCCGTTTGTGGGTTTCAGTTTTCTGTTTAAGAAAGGTGCCCTCATCATAGACATTGAGTTAGCCAAGAATGTGTTAATCAAGGATTTCAGCAACTTTGCCGATCGCGGGCAGTTTCACAATGTGGAAGATGATCCTTTGTCTGGACATCTTTTCAACTTAGACGGCAAGAGATGGAGACAAATGAGACAGAAACTTTCGCCCACTTTTACTTCCGGTAAAATGAAGTTCATGTTCCCCACAGTCATCAAGGTGTCCGAGGAGTTTGTTAAGGTTATGTTTGAAGAAGTCCCAGCCAAATCTGGAGGTGCTATTCTCGAGATCAAAGAACTGATGGCTTGCTTCACCACTGACGTCATTGGCTCCTGTGCCTTTGGCATTGAGTGCAACACTCTTCGCACTCCAGACACCGATTTTCGTAAGATGGGAAGTAAGGCTCTAACCGATTTTCGTCATGGTGCTTTACTCACAGCTTTCATATTCAGTTTTCCGGAACTGGCGAACAAGCTGCATATGCGTATGATACCAGATGATGTCCATGGGTTCTTCATGGGATTGGTAAACGAAAAAATCGCATATagagaaaaagagaatatCAAGCGCAACGATTTTATGGAGATGCTGATTGAACTCAAAAAGAAGGGAAGTTACACACTAGAGAATGGCGAAGTGGTCAAGGGACTGGATATTGGAGAGCTCGCAGCTCAAGTCTTTGTGTTCTATGTGGGTGGCTTTGAAACATCCTCTTCTACCATGAGCTATGCTCTCTATGAGCTAAGTCAGCATCAGGATATACAGGATAAGCTTAGAGAACACATTAATAGTGTCTTACAGCAACACGAAGGAAAACTAACTTATGAAAGTATCAAAGCAATGGATTACTTGGATCAGGTCATATCGG AAACTCTGCGTCTCTATACAATCGTGCCTTTCTTGGAGCGGAAAGCTCTAAAAGATTATGTTGTTCCCGGTCATCCCAAACATGTTATACCAAAGGGAATAACCGTTTACATACCTGCAGCTGCCTATCACCGGGACGAAGATCTATATCCCGACCCCATGAAATTCGATCCCGAACGCTTCTCAGCCGAACAAGTTGCCAACCGCAACTCTGTCGAGTGGTTGCCTTTTGGCGATGGTCCAAGGAACTGTGTGGGAATGCGTTTTGGCCAAATGCAGACACGTATTGGCCTGGCCCAGCTGATAAAGAACTTTAAGTTCTCGGTGTGCGATAAGACTGACATTCCACTTATCTATAATACCAGATCGGTTGCATTGGGCACAGTGGGTGGCATATTTGTGCGGGTCGAGCGAATTTGA
- the LOC132788945 gene encoding cytochrome P450 6a2-like, giving the protein MVFIYLVIAISALIAYYIYNNTYYWRNRGIPQDLPHPFYGNMVGFRKNRIVHDMLEEYYTKYRKAGHPFVGFGFLFKKGALIMDIKLAKNVLIKDFSNFSDRGQFHNVRDDPLSGHLFNLDGKRWRQMRQRLSPTFTSGKMKFMFPTVIKVSEEFVKVMFEEVPAKSGGAIIEIKELMARFTTDVIGTCAFGIECNTLRTPDTDFRKMGSKVFTDVRHGALLTAFEFSFPELAEKLRMRIVPDDVHEFFMGLVNETIAYREKENIKRNDFMEMLIELKNKGSYTLEDGEVVKGLDIGELAAQVFVFYVAGFETSSSTMSYALYELSQHTDIQDKLREHINSVLQQFEGKLTYESIKAMRYLNQVISETLRLYTIVPFLQRKAQNEYVVPGHPSYVIPKGTTVFIPAAAYHRDEDLYPDPMKFDPERFSAEQVANRDSVEWLPFGDGPRNCVGMRFGQMQTRIGLAQLIKNFKFSVCDKTDIPLIYNTKSVVLGTVGGIFVRIERI; this is encoded by the exons ATGGTTTTTATATACTTGGTGATTGCAATATCCGCGCTTATCGCGTAttacatatacaataatacGTATTATTGGCGTAATCGAGGAATTCCTCAGGATCTGCCACATCCATTCTATGGCAACATGGTTGGCTTCCGCAAGAATCGCATTGTGCACGATATGCTCGAGGaatattataccaaataccgAAAGGCGGGTCATCCCTTTGTGGGATTCGGCTTTCTGTTTAAGAAAGGTGCCCTCATCATGGACATTAAACTAGCCAAGAATGTGCTAATCAAGGATTTCAGCAACTTTTCCGATCGCGGACAGTTCCACAATGTGAGAGACGATCCCTTGTCTGGTCATCTTTTTAACTTAGACGGCAAGCGTTGGAGACAAATGAGACAGAGACTCTCACCCACTTTTACTTCCGGTAAAATGAAGTTCATGTTCCCTACAGTCATCAAAGTGTCTGAGGAATTTGTTAAGGTGATGTTTGAAGAAGTCCCAGCCAAATCTGGAGGTGCTATTATCGAGATCAAAGAACTGATGGCTCGCTTCACCACTGACGTCATTGGCACCTGTGCCTTTGGCATAGAGTGCAACACTCTTCGCACTCCAGACACAGATTTCCGTAAAATGGGAAGCAAGGTGTTCACCGATGTCCGTCATGGTGCTTTACTCACAGCTTTCGAATTCAGTTTCCCCGAACTGGCTGAGAAGCTGAGAATGAGAATAGTACCCGATGATGTCCATGAGTTCTTTATGGGCTTGGTAAACGAAACAATCGCCTACAGGGAAAAGGAGAATATCAAGCGCAACGATTTCATGGAGATGTTGATTGAACTCAAGAATAAGGGAAGTTACACACTAGAAGATGGCGAAGTAGTCAAGGGACTAGACATTGGAGAGCTCGCTGCCCAAGTCTTTGTGTTTTATGTGGCTGGTTTTGAGACATCTTCTTCCACTATGAGTTATGCTTTATACGAACTGTCTCAGCACACAGATATACAGGATAAGCTGAGGGAACACATTAATAGTGTATTGCAGCAATTCGAGGGAAAACTTACTTATGAAAGTATCAAAGCCATGCGTTACTTGAATCAAGTCATATCAG AAACTCTTCGTCTTTATACTATCGTGCCTTTCTTGCAACGGAAAGCTCAGAACGAATATGTTGTTCCGGGTCATCCCAGCTACGTTATACCAAAGGGAACGACAGTATTTATACCTGCAGCTGCCTATCACCGGGATGAAGATCTCTATCCCGATCCAATGAAATTCGATCCTGAACGTTTCTCAGCCGAACAAGTTGCCAACCGAGACTCTGTGGAGTGGTTGCCCTTTGGTGATGGTCCTAGGAACTGTGTGGGAATGCGTTTTGGTCAAATGCAGACACGTATTGGCCTGGCCCAGCTGATAAAGAACTTTAAGTTCTCGGTGTGCGATAAGACTGACATTCCTCTTATCTATAATACCAAATCGGTAGTATTGGGCACAGTGGGTGGCATCTTTGTGAGGATCGAGCGAATTTGA
- the LOC132788941 gene encoding cytochrome P450 6a2-like yields MIFLIYLVIAISALVAYFIYSNTTFWRNRGIPQDPPHPFYGNMIGFRKNRVVHDILEEYYNKFRKAGHPFVGFNFLHKRSAFIMDIKLAKNVLIKDFTNFADRGQFHNIRDDPLTGHLFNLDGKRWREMRQRLSPTFTSGKMKFMFPTVIKVSEEFVKVMFEEVSAKSGGAIIEIKELMARFTTDVIGTCAFGIECNTLRTPDTDFRKMGSKVFTDLRHGTLLTAFEFSFPKLASALRMRMIPDDVHEFFMRLVEETMAYREKEKIKRNDFMEMLIEMKQKGSYTLENGDVVKGLEIGELAAQVFVFYLAGFETSSSTMSYCLYELAQHTDIQDKLREDINNVLQQYDGKLTYESIKAMRYLDQVISETLRLYTIVPFLERRALKDYVVPGHPKYVIPKGTQVIIPAAAYHRDEDFYPDPNTFDPERFSTEQVANRDSVEWLPFGDGPRNCVGMRFGQMQTRIGLAQLIKNFKVSVCDKTDLPLVYNPMSFVLGTIGGIFVRAERV; encoded by the exons ATGATCTTCCTAATATATTTGGTGATCGCGATATCCGCGCTAGttgcatatttcatatatagcAACACAACGTTCTGGCGGAATCGAGGAATTCCTCAGGATCCGCCACATCCATTCTATGGCAACATGATAGGATTCCGCAAGAATCGTGTCGTTCACGATATTCTCGAggaatattataataaattccGAAAGGCCGGTCATCCGTTTGTCGGGTTTAACTTCCTGCACAAGCGATCGGCCTTCATCATGGACATTAAATTGGCCAAGAATGTGTTGATCAAGGATTTTACAAACTTTGCCGATCGCGGACAGTTTCACAATATTCGTGACGATCCTTTGACTGGTCATCTTTTCAATTTGGATGGAAAACGCTGGAGGGAAATGAGACAGAGACTCTCGCCCACTTTTACGTCCGGAAAAATGAAGTTCATGTTTCCCACTGTTATAAAAGTGTCCGAAGAGTTCGTTAAGGTGATGTTTGAAGAAGTCTCAGCCAAATCTGGAGGTGCTATTATCGAGATCAAAGAGCTGATGGCTCGCTTCACGACCGATGTCATTGGAACCTGTGCCTTTGGCATTGAGTGCAACACTCTTCGCACTCCTGACACTGACTTCCGTAAAATGGGAAGCAAAGTATTTACGGATCTGCGTCATGGCACTCTCCTGACTGCTTTCGAGTTCAGTTTTCCTAAATTGGCCAGCGCGTTAAGAATGCGAATGATTCCTGATGATGTTCACGAGTTCTTTATGCGACTTGTTGAGGAAACAATGGCATATcgcgaaaaagaaaagattaaGCGCAACGACTTCATGGAGATGTTGATCGAAATGAAGCAAAAGGGAAGCTATACATTGGAGAATGGCGATGTTGTCAAAGGGTTGGAAATTGGAGAACTCGCTGCTCAAGtgtttgttttctatttgGCTGGCTTTGAGACCTCTTCTTCTACCATGAGCTATTGTCTCTATGAGTTGGCTCAGCACACAGATATTCAAGACAAACTAAGAGAAGACATTAATAATGTTCTGCAGCAATACGATGGAAAATTAACTTATGAAAGTATTAAAGCAATGCGTTACTTGGATCAGGTCATATCAG AAACTTTGCGTCTTTATACAATCGTGCCATTCTTGGAGCGCAGAGCTCTGAAAGATTATGTTGTTCCCGGACATCCCAAATATGTTATACCAAAGGGCACTCAGGTGATCATACCTGCGGCTGCTTATCACCGCGATGAAGATTTCTATCCTGACCCTAACACATTCGATCCTGAACGCTTCTCAACCGAACAAGTTGCCAACCGCGACTCTGTCGAGTGGTTGCCTTTTGGCGATGGTCCAAGGAACTGTGTGGGAATGCGTTTTGGTCAAATGCAGACACGTATTGGCCTGGCCCAGTTGATAAAGAACTTCAAAGTCTCGGTGTGCGATAAGACTGACCTTCCGCTTGTCTATAATCCAATGTCATTTGTCTTGGGCACCATTGGAGGAATCTTTGTGCGAGCTGAGCGAGTTTAA